In Ovis aries strain OAR_USU_Benz2616 breed Rambouillet chromosome 14, ARS-UI_Ramb_v3.0, whole genome shotgun sequence, a single genomic region encodes these proteins:
- the IRX3 gene encoding iroquois-class homeodomain protein IRX-3 isoform X2 produces the protein MSFPQLGYQYIRPLYPPERPGAAAGGGSAGARGGPGAGASELAASGSLSNVLSSVYGAPYAAAAAAAAAAQGYGAFLPYAAELPIFPQLGTQYELKDSPGVQHTAAATAFPHPHPAFYPYGQYQFGDPSRPKNATRESTSTLKAWLNEHRKNPYPTKGEKIMLAIITKMTLTQVSTWFANARRRLKKENKMTWAPRSRTDEEGNAYGSEREEEDEEEDEEDGKRELELEEEELGGEEEDTGGEGLADDDEDEEIDLENLDGAVAGPELALTGASHRDGDLGLEPISDSKNSDSDDSSEGLEERPLPVLSLAPVPPPVATAPPSPPSPPAGLDPCAPAPAPASALQKPKIWSLAETATSPDNPRRSPQGAGGSPPGAAVAPSALQLSPAAAAAAAHRLVSAPLGKFPAWTNRPFPGPPPGPRPHPLSLLGSGPPHLLGLPGAAGHPAAAAAAAFARPAEPEGGTGDCGAQDSEGGDRCSALEVEKKLLKTAFQPVPRRPQNHLDAALVLSALSSS, from the exons ATGTCCTTCCCCCAGCTCGGATACCAGTACATCCGCCCGCTCTACCCACCCGAGCGCCCGGGGGCCGCCGCCGGCGGTGGCAGCGCTGGGGCCCGGGGCGGCCCGGGAGCCGGCGCCTCGGAGCTGGCTGCCTCGGGGTCCCTGTCCAACGTGCTCTCGTCCGTGTACGGGGCGCCCTACGCCGCGGCTgcagccgcagccgcagccgcCCAAGGCTACGGCGCCTTCCTGCCCTACGCCGCCGAGCTGCCCATCTTCCCTCAGCTG GGCACGCAGTATGAGCTGAAGGACAGCCCCGGGGTGCAGCATACGGCCGCGGCCACCGCGTTTCCACACCCGCACCCCGCCTTCTACCCTTACGGCCAGTACCAGTTCGGGGACCCGTCCCGGCCCAAGAACGCCACCCGAGAGAGCACCAGCACGCTCAAGGCCTGGCTCAACGAGCACCGCAAGAACCCCTACCCCACCAAGGGCGAGAAGATCATGCTGGCCATCATCACCAAGATGACCCTCACCCAGGTGTCCACCTGGTTCGCCAACGCGCGCCGGCGCCTCAAGAAGGAGAACAAGATGACCTGGGCGCCCCGGAGCCGCACCGACGAGGAGGGCAACGCTTATGGGAGCGAGCGCGAGGAGGAAGACGAGGAGGAGGATGAAGAAGACGGCAAGCGCGaactggagctggaggaggaggagctcgggggggaggaggaggacacCGGGGGCGAGGGCCTGGCGGACGACGATGAAGACGAGGAGATCGATTTGGAGAACTTAGACGGCGCGGTCGCGGGACCCGAGCTGGCCCTGACTGGGGCGTCGCACAGGGACGGCGACCTCGGCCTGGAACCCATCTCAGACTCCAAGAATAGCGACTCGGACGACAGCTCCGAGGGCTTGGAGGAGCGTCCGCTGCCCGTCCTGAGTCTGGCCCCAGTGCCACCGCCCGTGGCCACCGCTCCGCCATCTCCGCCCTCGCCCCCAGCGGGCCTGGACCCCTGCGCTCCTGCACCGGCGCCCGCCTCGGCCCTGCAAAAACCCAAGATCTGGTCCCTGGCCGAGACGGCCACAAGCCCGGACAACCCTCGCCGCTCGCCTCAGGGCGCGGGGGGTTCTCCCCCCGGGGCAGCGGTCGCGCCCTCGGCCCTGCAGCTCtctccggccgccgccgccgccgcggctcACAGACTCGTCTCGGCGCCGCTGGGCAAGTTCCCCGCTTGGACCAACCGGCCGTTCCCAGGCCCGCCGCCTGGCCCACGTCCGCACCCGCTCTCCCTGCTGGGCTCAGGCCCGCCACACCTGCTGGGACTTCCCGGAGCCGCGGGCcacccggccgccgccgccgccgctgccttCGCTCGGCCGGCGGAGCCCGAGGGCGGAACAGGTGACTGCGGCGCGCAGGATTCGGAGGGAGGGG ATCGCTGTAGTGCCTTGGAAGTGGAGAAAAAGTTACTCAAGACAGCTTTCCAGCCGGTGCCCAGGCG GCCCCAGAACCACCTGGATGCCGCTCTGGTCTTATCGGCTCTCTCCTCAtcctag
- the IRX3 gene encoding iroquois-class homeodomain protein IRX-3 isoform X4, translating into MSFPQLGYQYIRPLYPPERPGAAAGGGSAGARGGPGAGASELAASGSLSNVLSSVYGAPYAAAAAAAAAAQGYGAFLPYAAELPIFPQLGTQYELKDSPGVQHTAAATAFPHPHPAFYPYGQYQFGDPSRPKNATRESTSTLKAWLNEHRKNPYPTKGEKIMLAIITKMTLTQVSTWFANARRRLKKENKMTWAPRSRTDEEGNAYGSEREEEDEEEDEEDGKRELELEEEELGGEEEDTGGEGLADDDEDEEIDLENLDGAVAGPELALTGASHRDGDLGLEPISDSKNSDSDDSSEGLEERPLPVLSLAPVPPPVATAPPSPPSPPAGLDPCAPAPAPASALQKPKIWSLAETATSPDNPRRSPQGAGGSPPGAAVAPSALQLSPAAAAAAAHRLVSAPLGKFPAWTNRPFPGPPPGPRPHPLSLLGSGPPHLLGLPGAAGHPAAAAAAAFARPAEPEGGTDRCSALEVEKKLLKTAFQPVPRRPQNHLDAALVLSALSSS; encoded by the exons ATGTCCTTCCCCCAGCTCGGATACCAGTACATCCGCCCGCTCTACCCACCCGAGCGCCCGGGGGCCGCCGCCGGCGGTGGCAGCGCTGGGGCCCGGGGCGGCCCGGGAGCCGGCGCCTCGGAGCTGGCTGCCTCGGGGTCCCTGTCCAACGTGCTCTCGTCCGTGTACGGGGCGCCCTACGCCGCGGCTgcagccgcagccgcagccgcCCAAGGCTACGGCGCCTTCCTGCCCTACGCCGCCGAGCTGCCCATCTTCCCTCAGCTG GGCACGCAGTATGAGCTGAAGGACAGCCCCGGGGTGCAGCATACGGCCGCGGCCACCGCGTTTCCACACCCGCACCCCGCCTTCTACCCTTACGGCCAGTACCAGTTCGGGGACCCGTCCCGGCCCAAGAACGCCACCCGAGAGAGCACCAGCACGCTCAAGGCCTGGCTCAACGAGCACCGCAAGAACCCCTACCCCACCAAGGGCGAGAAGATCATGCTGGCCATCATCACCAAGATGACCCTCACCCAGGTGTCCACCTGGTTCGCCAACGCGCGCCGGCGCCTCAAGAAGGAGAACAAGATGACCTGGGCGCCCCGGAGCCGCACCGACGAGGAGGGCAACGCTTATGGGAGCGAGCGCGAGGAGGAAGACGAGGAGGAGGATGAAGAAGACGGCAAGCGCGaactggagctggaggaggaggagctcgggggggaggaggaggacacCGGGGGCGAGGGCCTGGCGGACGACGATGAAGACGAGGAGATCGATTTGGAGAACTTAGACGGCGCGGTCGCGGGACCCGAGCTGGCCCTGACTGGGGCGTCGCACAGGGACGGCGACCTCGGCCTGGAACCCATCTCAGACTCCAAGAATAGCGACTCGGACGACAGCTCCGAGGGCTTGGAGGAGCGTCCGCTGCCCGTCCTGAGTCTGGCCCCAGTGCCACCGCCCGTGGCCACCGCTCCGCCATCTCCGCCCTCGCCCCCAGCGGGCCTGGACCCCTGCGCTCCTGCACCGGCGCCCGCCTCGGCCCTGCAAAAACCCAAGATCTGGTCCCTGGCCGAGACGGCCACAAGCCCGGACAACCCTCGCCGCTCGCCTCAGGGCGCGGGGGGTTCTCCCCCCGGGGCAGCGGTCGCGCCCTCGGCCCTGCAGCTCtctccggccgccgccgccgccgcggctcACAGACTCGTCTCGGCGCCGCTGGGCAAGTTCCCCGCTTGGACCAACCGGCCGTTCCCAGGCCCGCCGCCTGGCCCACGTCCGCACCCGCTCTCCCTGCTGGGCTCAGGCCCGCCACACCTGCTGGGACTTCCCGGAGCCGCGGGCcacccggccgccgccgccgccgctgccttCGCTCGGCCGGCGGAGCCCGAGGGCGGAACAG ATCGCTGTAGTGCCTTGGAAGTGGAGAAAAAGTTACTCAAGACAGCTTTCCAGCCGGTGCCCAGGCG GCCCCAGAACCACCTGGATGCCGCTCTGGTCTTATCGGCTCTCTCCTCAtcctag
- the IRX3 gene encoding iroquois-class homeodomain protein IRX-3 isoform X1 has product MSFPQLGYQYIRPLYPPERPGAAAGGGSAGARGGPGAGASELAASGSLSNVLSSVYGAPYAAAAAAAAAAQGYGAFLPYAAELPIFPQLGTQYELKDSPGVQHTAAATAFPHPHPAFYPYGQYQFGDPSRPKNATRESTSTLKAWLNEHRKNPYPTKGEKIMLAIITKMTLTQVSTWFANARRRLKKENKMTWAPRSRTDEEGNAYGSEREEEDEEEDEEDGKRELELEEEELGGEEEDTGGEGLADDDEDEEIDLENLDGAVAGPELALTGASHRDGDLGLEPISDSKNSDSDDSSEGLEERPLPVLSLAPVPPPVATAPPSPPSPPAGLDPCAPAPAPASALQKPKIWSLAETATSPDNPRRSPQGAGGSPPGAAVAPSALQLSPAAAAAAAHRLVSAPLGKFPAWTNRPFPGPPPGPRPHPLSLLGSGPPHLLGLPGAAGHPAAAAAAAFARPAEPEGGTGDCGAQDSEGGDRCSALEVEKKLLKTAFQPVPRRPSPDTGAPVKPTSYKPQTSGPDASRPVL; this is encoded by the exons ATGTCCTTCCCCCAGCTCGGATACCAGTACATCCGCCCGCTCTACCCACCCGAGCGCCCGGGGGCCGCCGCCGGCGGTGGCAGCGCTGGGGCCCGGGGCGGCCCGGGAGCCGGCGCCTCGGAGCTGGCTGCCTCGGGGTCCCTGTCCAACGTGCTCTCGTCCGTGTACGGGGCGCCCTACGCCGCGGCTgcagccgcagccgcagccgcCCAAGGCTACGGCGCCTTCCTGCCCTACGCCGCCGAGCTGCCCATCTTCCCTCAGCTG GGCACGCAGTATGAGCTGAAGGACAGCCCCGGGGTGCAGCATACGGCCGCGGCCACCGCGTTTCCACACCCGCACCCCGCCTTCTACCCTTACGGCCAGTACCAGTTCGGGGACCCGTCCCGGCCCAAGAACGCCACCCGAGAGAGCACCAGCACGCTCAAGGCCTGGCTCAACGAGCACCGCAAGAACCCCTACCCCACCAAGGGCGAGAAGATCATGCTGGCCATCATCACCAAGATGACCCTCACCCAGGTGTCCACCTGGTTCGCCAACGCGCGCCGGCGCCTCAAGAAGGAGAACAAGATGACCTGGGCGCCCCGGAGCCGCACCGACGAGGAGGGCAACGCTTATGGGAGCGAGCGCGAGGAGGAAGACGAGGAGGAGGATGAAGAAGACGGCAAGCGCGaactggagctggaggaggaggagctcgggggggaggaggaggacacCGGGGGCGAGGGCCTGGCGGACGACGATGAAGACGAGGAGATCGATTTGGAGAACTTAGACGGCGCGGTCGCGGGACCCGAGCTGGCCCTGACTGGGGCGTCGCACAGGGACGGCGACCTCGGCCTGGAACCCATCTCAGACTCCAAGAATAGCGACTCGGACGACAGCTCCGAGGGCTTGGAGGAGCGTCCGCTGCCCGTCCTGAGTCTGGCCCCAGTGCCACCGCCCGTGGCCACCGCTCCGCCATCTCCGCCCTCGCCCCCAGCGGGCCTGGACCCCTGCGCTCCTGCACCGGCGCCCGCCTCGGCCCTGCAAAAACCCAAGATCTGGTCCCTGGCCGAGACGGCCACAAGCCCGGACAACCCTCGCCGCTCGCCTCAGGGCGCGGGGGGTTCTCCCCCCGGGGCAGCGGTCGCGCCCTCGGCCCTGCAGCTCtctccggccgccgccgccgccgcggctcACAGACTCGTCTCGGCGCCGCTGGGCAAGTTCCCCGCTTGGACCAACCGGCCGTTCCCAGGCCCGCCGCCTGGCCCACGTCCGCACCCGCTCTCCCTGCTGGGCTCAGGCCCGCCACACCTGCTGGGACTTCCCGGAGCCGCGGGCcacccggccgccgccgccgccgctgccttCGCTCGGCCGGCGGAGCCCGAGGGCGGAACAGGTGACTGCGGCGCGCAGGATTCGGAGGGAGGGG ATCGCTGTAGTGCCTTGGAAGTGGAGAAAAAGTTACTCAAGACAGCTTTCCAGCCGGTGCCCAGGCG CCCCAGTCCAGACACCGGGGCTCCGGTGAAGCCCACCTCCTACAAGCCCCAGACCTCGGGTCCTGACGCCTCCCGCCCAGTCTTATAG
- the IRX3 gene encoding iroquois-class homeodomain protein IRX-3 isoform X3 produces MSFPQLGYQYIRPLYPPERPGAAAGGGSAGARGGPGAGASELAASGSLSNVLSSVYGAPYAAAAAAAAAAQGYGAFLPYAAELPIFPQLGTQYELKDSPGVQHTAAATAFPHPHPAFYPYGQYQFGDPSRPKNATRESTSTLKAWLNEHRKNPYPTKGEKIMLAIITKMTLTQVSTWFANARRRLKKENKMTWAPRSRTDEEGNAYGSEREEEDEEEDEEDGKRELELEEEELGGEEEDTGGEGLADDDEDEEIDLENLDGAVAGPELALTGASHRDGDLGLEPISDSKNSDSDDSSEGLEERPLPVLSLAPVPPPVATAPPSPPSPPAGLDPCAPAPAPASALQKPKIWSLAETATSPDNPRRSPQGAGGSPPGAAVAPSALQLSPAAAAAAAHRLVSAPLGKFPAWTNRPFPGPPPGPRPHPLSLLGSGPPHLLGLPGAAGHPAAAAAAAFARPAEPEGGTDRCSALEVEKKLLKTAFQPVPRRPSPDTGAPVKPTSYKPQTSGPDASRPVL; encoded by the exons ATGTCCTTCCCCCAGCTCGGATACCAGTACATCCGCCCGCTCTACCCACCCGAGCGCCCGGGGGCCGCCGCCGGCGGTGGCAGCGCTGGGGCCCGGGGCGGCCCGGGAGCCGGCGCCTCGGAGCTGGCTGCCTCGGGGTCCCTGTCCAACGTGCTCTCGTCCGTGTACGGGGCGCCCTACGCCGCGGCTgcagccgcagccgcagccgcCCAAGGCTACGGCGCCTTCCTGCCCTACGCCGCCGAGCTGCCCATCTTCCCTCAGCTG GGCACGCAGTATGAGCTGAAGGACAGCCCCGGGGTGCAGCATACGGCCGCGGCCACCGCGTTTCCACACCCGCACCCCGCCTTCTACCCTTACGGCCAGTACCAGTTCGGGGACCCGTCCCGGCCCAAGAACGCCACCCGAGAGAGCACCAGCACGCTCAAGGCCTGGCTCAACGAGCACCGCAAGAACCCCTACCCCACCAAGGGCGAGAAGATCATGCTGGCCATCATCACCAAGATGACCCTCACCCAGGTGTCCACCTGGTTCGCCAACGCGCGCCGGCGCCTCAAGAAGGAGAACAAGATGACCTGGGCGCCCCGGAGCCGCACCGACGAGGAGGGCAACGCTTATGGGAGCGAGCGCGAGGAGGAAGACGAGGAGGAGGATGAAGAAGACGGCAAGCGCGaactggagctggaggaggaggagctcgggggggaggaggaggacacCGGGGGCGAGGGCCTGGCGGACGACGATGAAGACGAGGAGATCGATTTGGAGAACTTAGACGGCGCGGTCGCGGGACCCGAGCTGGCCCTGACTGGGGCGTCGCACAGGGACGGCGACCTCGGCCTGGAACCCATCTCAGACTCCAAGAATAGCGACTCGGACGACAGCTCCGAGGGCTTGGAGGAGCGTCCGCTGCCCGTCCTGAGTCTGGCCCCAGTGCCACCGCCCGTGGCCACCGCTCCGCCATCTCCGCCCTCGCCCCCAGCGGGCCTGGACCCCTGCGCTCCTGCACCGGCGCCCGCCTCGGCCCTGCAAAAACCCAAGATCTGGTCCCTGGCCGAGACGGCCACAAGCCCGGACAACCCTCGCCGCTCGCCTCAGGGCGCGGGGGGTTCTCCCCCCGGGGCAGCGGTCGCGCCCTCGGCCCTGCAGCTCtctccggccgccgccgccgccgcggctcACAGACTCGTCTCGGCGCCGCTGGGCAAGTTCCCCGCTTGGACCAACCGGCCGTTCCCAGGCCCGCCGCCTGGCCCACGTCCGCACCCGCTCTCCCTGCTGGGCTCAGGCCCGCCACACCTGCTGGGACTTCCCGGAGCCGCGGGCcacccggccgccgccgccgccgctgccttCGCTCGGCCGGCGGAGCCCGAGGGCGGAACAG ATCGCTGTAGTGCCTTGGAAGTGGAGAAAAAGTTACTCAAGACAGCTTTCCAGCCGGTGCCCAGGCG CCCCAGTCCAGACACCGGGGCTCCGGTGAAGCCCACCTCCTACAAGCCCCAGACCTCGGGTCCTGACGCCTCCCGCCCAGTCTTATAG